The following are encoded in a window of Paenibacillaceae bacterium GAS479 genomic DNA:
- a CDS encoding transporter family-2 protein: protein MKLWIYVVALLAGVSLSIEGAIYGVLGHSIGKLESSFYNFAVGTIIIGIILLFFGKGSLSYTWKAPKWELSGGILGVIYLTILIFGIPLLGVGLTMISVIVGQMAMSMIIEHKGWLGSAKTKVTKEKIMAVVLMSVALIFVF, encoded by the coding sequence ATGAAACTCTGGATTTATGTAGTCGCACTGTTGGCTGGAGTATCTCTAAGTATTGAGGGAGCTATTTATGGGGTATTAGGCCATTCAATAGGGAAATTGGAAAGCAGCTTTTACAATTTTGCCGTTGGAACAATAATTATCGGAATTATCCTCCTGTTTTTTGGAAAAGGTTCGCTATCGTATACTTGGAAAGCTCCAAAATGGGAACTTAGTGGCGGAATTTTAGGAGTTATTTATTTAACAATCTTGATCTTTGGTATACCTCTCTTGGGAGTAGGTCTCACAATGATTAGCGTCATCGTGGGCCAAATGGCCATGAGTATGATAATAGAGCATAAAGGCTGGCTTGGAAGTGCAAAGACAAAAGTTACAAAAGAAAAAATAATGGCAGTGGTTTTGATGTCAGTCGCATTAATATTTGTATTTTAA
- a CDS encoding ArsR family transcriptional regulator: MENNLVEVFKVLGNETRLEMLKWLKDPLTFFDKPTAHLSHNISKKGGVCVGDIQERAGLSQSTTSNYLSMLQRIGLLESERHGKWTYYRRNEKKIAEITDLIKKEL, encoded by the coding sequence ATGGAAAATAACCTTGTAGAAGTTTTTAAAGTTCTCGGTAATGAGACCAGGTTAGAGATGCTGAAGTGGTTGAAAGATCCTTTGACTTTTTTTGATAAACCAACAGCCCATCTTTCTCATAATATAAGTAAAAAGGGAGGAGTTTGTGTAGGAGATATTCAAGAACGAGCTGGCTTGTCCCAATCTACAACTTCAAATTATCTTTCCATGCTGCAGCGTATTGGATTGCTTGAGTCAGAACGCCATGGCAAGTGGACTTACTATCGGAGAAATGAGAAAAAAATCGCCGAAATAACTGATCTAATAAAAAAAGAGCTGTAA
- a CDS encoding peptide chain release factor 3, whose translation MTKPLIDEIKQEVDKRRTFAIISHPDAGKTTLTEKLLLFGGAIREAGSVKARKASKHATSDWMEIEKQRGISVTSSVMQFDYNGHRINILDTPGHQDFSEDTYRTLTAADSAVMLIDVAKGVEAQTIKLFQVCRRRGIPIFTFINKLDREGQSPFDLMEELERVLGIRSVPMNWPIGMGRELCGVYDRMKNQVELFQGNDHSNIQVNKVGDYKDPIIREMAGDYLADQLEQDLELLDVAGDQFDFEKVRAGELTPVFFGSAVNNFGVQTFLENFLQLAPKPEPRNSTNGPVEPTSEKFSGYVFKIQANMNPAHRDRIAFLRICSGRFERGMSVKHVRIGKDIKLAQPQQFLAQDRDIVEAAYPGDIIGLFDPGIFRIGDSLAQGGNVVFDELPTFSPEIFAKVSIKNALKKKQYEKGIDQLTEEGTIQVFQSASGFEDTILGVVGQLQFEVFEYRMKAEYGVDVIMQRMPFQFARWIVDDNIDPSKFRINSTLVKDKKGNYVALFENEYAMRTAETKNPTSKFLETAP comes from the coding sequence ATGACAAAGCCATTAATCGATGAAATTAAACAAGAGGTGGACAAACGGCGCACCTTCGCCATTATCTCTCACCCTGACGCCGGTAAAACGACGCTGACCGAGAAGCTGTTGCTGTTCGGAGGAGCTATTCGCGAGGCAGGCTCAGTTAAGGCTCGTAAAGCAAGTAAACATGCAACGTCCGACTGGATGGAGATCGAGAAGCAACGTGGTATCTCGGTTACTTCCTCTGTTATGCAGTTTGATTACAACGGACACCGCATCAATATTCTCGATACGCCTGGTCACCAAGACTTCAGTGAGGACACTTATCGTACGCTGACAGCGGCGGATAGCGCCGTCATGCTGATCGACGTTGCCAAAGGCGTCGAGGCTCAGACAATCAAGCTGTTTCAAGTATGCCGTCGGCGCGGTATTCCAATCTTCACCTTCATCAACAAACTGGATCGCGAGGGTCAAAGCCCGTTCGATCTGATGGAAGAGCTGGAAAGGGTGCTTGGTATCCGTTCGGTGCCGATGAACTGGCCGATTGGGATGGGCCGGGAGTTGTGCGGCGTTTACGACCGGATGAAGAATCAGGTTGAGCTGTTCCAGGGTAACGATCATTCCAATATCCAGGTAAATAAGGTAGGCGATTATAAGGATCCGATCATCCGTGAGATGGCCGGCGACTATCTCGCCGATCAGCTTGAGCAGGATCTGGAGCTATTGGATGTAGCAGGTGATCAGTTCGACTTTGAGAAGGTTCGGGCAGGAGAGTTGACGCCGGTATTCTTCGGCAGCGCCGTCAATAACTTCGGCGTGCAGACATTCCTCGAAAACTTCCTGCAGTTGGCGCCAAAGCCGGAGCCGCGCAACAGTACGAATGGCCCTGTTGAACCAACGAGCGAGAAGTTCAGTGGATACGTCTTCAAAATCCAGGCAAATATGAACCCAGCCCATCGGGACCGAATTGCCTTCTTACGCATTTGTTCGGGACGTTTTGAGCGTGGTATGAGTGTAAAACATGTGCGCATCGGCAAAGATATCAAGCTGGCTCAGCCACAGCAGTTTTTGGCTCAGGACCGTGATATCGTTGAGGCCGCTTATCCGGGTGATATTATCGGCCTGTTCGATCCAGGCATTTTCCGGATTGGCGACAGCTTGGCGCAAGGCGGCAACGTCGTGTTTGATGAGCTGCCGACATTTTCGCCAGAGATTTTCGCCAAAGTCTCGATCAAAAATGCGCTCAAGAAGAAACAGTACGAAAAAGGCATTGATCAGCTGACCGAGGAAGGCACCATTCAGGTGTTCCAATCCGCTAGCGGCTTCGAGGATACGATTCTCGGCGTTGTTGGACAGCTGCAATTCGAGGTGTTTGAGTACCGGATGAAGGCGGAGTACGGCGTTGATGTCATTATGCAACGTATGCCGTTCCAGTTCGCACGCTGGATCGTTGATGACAATATCGATCCTTCCAAGTTCCGCATTAACTCTACGCTCGTGAAGGACAAAAAGGGCAACTATGTCGCCCTATTTGAGAACGAGTATGCGATGCGTACCGCTGAGACCAAAAATCCAACTTCCAAATTCCTGGAAACGGCTCCTTAA
- a CDS encoding trk system potassium uptake protein TrkA has translation MRKKQFAVVGMGRFGSSVAQSLSEMGFEVLAIDSDEDRIQEIASTVTHAVSADTTDEEALRAIGVRNFDVVVVAIGEDIQASILTTLILKDLGVPYLIVKAQNELHGKVLSKIGADRVVYPERDMGLRVAHHLISPSVLDFIELTPEHGIIEIEAPDAMIGRTLKQLDLRARHQCNVLGIKNNGKMDITPSPDHVIGREDVLVIVGSNKDILRLEVAYAVEREVKSR, from the coding sequence ATGCGTAAAAAGCAATTTGCCGTCGTCGGCATGGGCCGGTTTGGCTCAAGCGTCGCCCAATCGCTGTCTGAAATGGGCTTTGAAGTACTGGCTATAGATAGCGACGAGGACCGCATCCAGGAAATCGCGTCGACCGTCACGCATGCGGTATCGGCCGATACGACCGACGAGGAGGCGCTGCGCGCGATCGGCGTACGCAACTTCGACGTTGTCGTTGTCGCCATTGGCGAGGACATTCAGGCGAGTATTTTGACAACGCTCATCTTGAAGGATCTTGGCGTACCCTACCTGATTGTCAAAGCGCAGAACGAACTGCACGGCAAAGTGCTGAGCAAAATCGGAGCTGACCGCGTCGTTTATCCAGAGCGGGATATGGGCTTACGCGTAGCTCATCATCTCATTTCGCCGAGCGTGCTCGACTTCATCGAGCTTACGCCTGAGCATGGCATCATCGAGATTGAAGCTCCAGATGCTATGATCGGCCGTACGCTGAAGCAGTTGGATCTTCGGGCGCGTCATCAATGCAATGTACTTGGCATCAAAAACAACGGTAAGATGGACATTACACCGAGTCCGGATCATGTTATTGGTCGGGAAGATGTGCTCGTCATCGTGGGCTCCAACAAGGATATTCTGCGCCTTGAGGTAGCTTATGCGGTAGAACGGGAAGTGAAAAGCCGATGA
- a CDS encoding transcriptional regulator, LacI family, which produces MRKQVAERAGVSEATVSRVFSESEAVKEKTREKVLKAAAELGYVPNELARQFARKRSGNLGVMLPFVPKAKLFSTYYFYEMMGGISEAAQQHGADLLLLHRMPGEDRGCGLLFRQQKIDGLILLGARDITEEREELLKLDAEGRSFAFVNQRIDGLEHRAVETDHRRGCFLAAEHLLQQGWRRPAFVKGPPGFSNSLDRLLGFRDAMPDELKGEHAVLQGNYSRTSGLALAGEAAELLRSGRADAFVAGNDRMAIGLLQGLRQLGYEASRDYGLTGFDDSDGARLMEPTLTSVSASFYETGRMAALIALQAQSMPVDKLPVGLVVRESSLKRT; this is translated from the coding sequence ATGCGCAAGCAAGTAGCGGAGCGGGCTGGTGTATCGGAGGCGACCGTGTCTCGGGTGTTCAGTGAATCAGAAGCCGTCAAGGAGAAAACCCGCGAAAAGGTGTTGAAGGCGGCGGCGGAGCTCGGGTATGTGCCGAATGAACTGGCGAGGCAATTCGCCCGCAAAAGAAGTGGCAATCTCGGTGTTATGCTCCCCTTTGTGCCGAAAGCTAAACTTTTCTCGACCTACTATTTTTACGAGATGATGGGCGGGATTAGCGAGGCTGCACAGCAGCATGGGGCGGATTTGCTATTGCTGCATCGGATGCCGGGAGAGGACCGGGGATGTGGTCTGCTATTCCGGCAGCAAAAGATAGACGGGTTGATTCTACTTGGAGCGAGAGACATTACGGAGGAACGTGAAGAGCTGCTTAAGCTGGATGCGGAAGGAAGATCATTTGCGTTCGTCAATCAACGGATTGACGGTCTGGAGCATCGAGCAGTCGAGACGGATCACCGCAGAGGCTGTTTTTTGGCGGCTGAGCATTTGCTCCAGCAGGGCTGGCGTAGACCGGCTTTTGTAAAAGGACCTCCAGGCTTCTCCAATAGCTTGGACCGGCTGCTCGGCTTTCGAGATGCGATGCCGGATGAGCTCAAGGGGGAGCATGCTGTGCTGCAAGGTAATTACAGCCGGACCAGCGGGCTGGCGCTTGCTGGGGAAGCAGCAGAACTGCTGCGCTCGGGTCGTGCGGATGCTTTTGTGGCGGGTAATGACCGGATGGCGATTGGCTTGCTGCAAGGTTTGCGGCAGCTTGGATATGAGGCCAGTCGAGACTATGGATTGACTGGCTTTGATGATTCTGACGGGGCGCGGCTGATGGAGCCGACGCTCACCTCGGTTTCTGCTTCCTTTTATGAGACGGGACGAATGGCGGCGTTAATTGCACTTCAAGCACAGAGCATGCCGGTTGATAAGCTGCCTGTTGGGCTGGTCGTACGGGAATCGAGCTTGAAACGTACTTAG
- a CDS encoding two component transcriptional regulator, LuxR family: MSRALGQEEEPAQSVRVLLVDDHEMVRIGLAAVLDTEDGIEVVGEAGNGQEGIRLALAYKPDVILMDLVMEVMDGVETTRLIMEELPDTKVIVLTSYLDDSKLYPVIEAGAFSYLLKTSRASEIAEAIRAASRGQSVLESQVAAKMMNRFRQPKQNMKKAPHEELTEREMDVLMLVAQGLSNQDIADKLFISIKTVKFHVTNVLNKLGVEDRTQAAIYAHKHDLAVD; encoded by the coding sequence ATGAGCAGAGCGCTAGGCCAAGAGGAAGAGCCGGCGCAGTCGGTCCGTGTGCTGCTGGTCGATGACCATGAGATGGTTAGAATCGGGCTTGCAGCGGTGCTGGATACCGAGGATGGCATTGAGGTCGTCGGGGAAGCCGGCAACGGTCAGGAAGGTATCCGGCTTGCCTTAGCTTATAAACCAGATGTTATTCTAATGGACCTTGTCATGGAAGTGATGGACGGAGTGGAAACGACGCGTCTAATCATGGAGGAACTGCCGGACACGAAGGTTATCGTGCTGACCAGCTACCTCGATGACAGCAAGCTGTACCCAGTCATTGAAGCAGGAGCTTTCAGCTATTTGCTCAAAACTTCAAGAGCCAGCGAGATTGCAGAGGCCATTCGTGCTGCTTCGCGCGGCCAGTCGGTGCTGGAATCACAGGTAGCCGCCAAGATGATGAATCGTTTTCGCCAGCCCAAGCAGAACATGAAAAAAGCTCCGCATGAGGAGCTCACGGAGCGGGAAATGGATGTGCTGATGCTGGTCGCGCAAGGTTTGTCCAATCAAGATATTGCGGACAAGCTGTTCATCAGCATTAAGACGGTCAAGTTCCATGTGACCAATGTGTTGAACAAGTTGGGAGTCGAGGATCGCACCCAAGCTGCAATCTATGCACATAAGCATGACTTAGCTGTGGACTAG
- a CDS encoding transporter family-2 protein, whose protein sequence is MSIILLISAVVGGILLSAQSSINGSFSKVAGTFETTFLTFITGAMFLVVAVLFFGKGDVAAILDAPKWQLSAVWFGVGYLFLTILAVPKIGVIATNIATVIGQLGAGIVIDHFGFFGGVSISFDWKRGVAIVLMLAALRLIYVGDRKQTVVTN, encoded by the coding sequence ATGAGTATTATATTATTGATATCTGCGGTTGTTGGCGGGATTTTATTAAGCGCACAGTCTTCTATTAATGGCAGCTTTAGTAAAGTGGCCGGGACGTTTGAAACCACATTCCTGACTTTCATTACGGGTGCAATGTTCTTAGTGGTTGCTGTACTGTTTTTTGGAAAAGGAGACGTTGCAGCCATTCTGGATGCTCCAAAGTGGCAATTAAGTGCGGTTTGGTTTGGTGTGGGATATTTGTTCCTAACTATTCTGGCCGTTCCTAAAATTGGGGTAATCGCTACCAATATTGCTACAGTGATTGGACAACTTGGAGCCGGGATCGTAATTGATCACTTTGGTTTCTTTGGTGGTGTTAGTATTTCCTTTGATTGGAAAAGAGGGGTGGCAATTGTATTAATGTTAGCAGCGCTGAGGTTAATCTATGTTGGAGATCGTAAACAAACTGTCGTGACGAATTAA
- a CDS encoding Predicted dehydrogenase: MTTENNNKKKTLRVGMIGYKFMGKAHSNAYRAMPMFFSDAPLQPEMAVLCGRNAAGAEEARVQFGWQELETDWRQVVARDDIDLIDINTPSDAHLEIAVEAARSGKHILCEKPLALTLADSRTMLRAAEEAGVKHMTGFNYRFSPAVKLAKKLVEEGRLGKVHHFRARFLQDWLVDPEFPLVWRLKKEIAGSGAQSDLGAHLVDLARYLVGEFEEVIGMTETFVKERPLPSEEGGQSGKDGTDQVQRGPVTVDDAAVFMARFVDGALGSFEASRSAPGHRSTNAFEINGSKGSLRFDFERMNELEVYFTDDAEDVQGFRRVLCTDEAHAYSEAWWPPGHTIGFEHTFTHEVLEFISAIAEDRQPSPSFVDGVKCQEVLEAVERSIEERRWVNLSEMAESGS; this comes from the coding sequence ATGACAACTGAAAATAACAATAAGAAAAAGACACTTCGGGTTGGCATGATCGGCTACAAGTTCATGGGTAAGGCGCATAGTAACGCATACCGCGCGATGCCGATGTTTTTCAGTGATGCGCCGCTACAGCCTGAGATGGCCGTGTTATGCGGACGCAACGCAGCAGGGGCTGAGGAAGCCCGGGTTCAGTTCGGCTGGCAAGAGCTGGAGACGGACTGGCGGCAGGTGGTCGCTCGGGACGATATTGATCTGATTGACATCAACACTCCGAGTGATGCTCATCTTGAGATTGCGGTTGAGGCTGCTCGATCCGGAAAGCATATCCTGTGCGAGAAACCGCTAGCTCTCACGCTTGCGGACTCCAGGACGATGCTGCGAGCGGCGGAGGAAGCGGGAGTAAAACATATGACCGGTTTCAACTATCGTTTCTCGCCAGCGGTCAAGCTGGCCAAGAAGCTGGTGGAAGAGGGGCGGTTAGGGAAGGTTCATCATTTTCGCGCGCGGTTCCTGCAGGACTGGCTCGTTGATCCAGAGTTTCCCCTCGTCTGGAGACTGAAAAAGGAAATCGCGGGCTCTGGAGCGCAAAGTGATCTTGGAGCCCATCTGGTTGATCTGGCTCGCTATCTAGTAGGCGAGTTCGAAGAGGTTATCGGTATGACCGAGACATTCGTCAAGGAACGGCCGCTTCCCTCAGAGGAGGGCGGACAAAGTGGCAAAGACGGAACAGATCAAGTACAGCGCGGGCCAGTAACAGTGGATGATGCTGCTGTGTTTATGGCTCGTTTTGTCGACGGTGCTCTGGGAAGTTTTGAAGCGTCGCGCTCTGCTCCTGGACATCGCAGCACGAATGCATTCGAGATCAACGGCAGCAAAGGAAGTCTGAGGTTTGATTTCGAGCGCATGAATGAGCTGGAAGTTTATTTCACGGATGATGCCGAGGATGTGCAAGGCTTCCGCCGCGTACTTTGCACGGATGAGGCCCATGCTTATTCCGAAGCTTGGTGGCCGCCGGGCCATACGATTGGTTTTGAGCACACATTTACGCATGAGGTGCTGGAGTTTATAAGTGCGATTGCGGAGGATCGCCAGCCGTCTCCAAGCTTCGTTGATGGGGTGAAATGCCAGGAGGTGCTTGAGGCGGTGGAACGTTCCATCGAGGAGCGGCGCTGGGTAAACCTGTCGGAGATGGCCGAAAGCGGCAGCTAG
- a CDS encoding Fibronectin-binding protein (FBP), N-terminal, translating into MREPFIVNHQYNFIKKQAGVLEQALRANADSKIVESVRYSAELKISELFPSATDFQKKMMEAIFNLQTPDDFQKHLKELEPYLVEFPPIKAKQIQKLFPKNKKLKLPDLGAIDYRYVTYISWIDISTNKLFIVYHLNGQFIGIEGRYTPTNKKGYCFLCNRHEELALFTAISKKRPANSSPDYYKAIGNYLCINGQECNKNITDPSLLEKFIESIIG; encoded by the coding sequence ATGCGTGAACCATTTATCGTTAATCATCAATACAATTTTATTAAGAAACAAGCTGGTGTGTTGGAGCAAGCTCTCAGGGCAAATGCCGATTCAAAAATAGTGGAGTCGGTGAGATACAGTGCGGAACTCAAAATTTCCGAATTGTTTCCGAGCGCAACGGACTTCCAGAAAAAAATGATGGAAGCGATTTTCAACTTACAAACACCAGACGATTTTCAAAAGCATCTGAAGGAATTAGAGCCTTATTTAGTTGAATTTCCGCCAATTAAAGCTAAGCAAATTCAGAAGCTTTTTCCCAAAAATAAAAAGTTGAAGCTGCCTGATTTAGGGGCGATCGACTACCGGTATGTAACTTATATTAGCTGGATCGATATATCTACGAATAAGCTGTTCATTGTGTATCATTTGAACGGACAATTTATTGGTATAGAGGGCAGGTATACGCCAACCAATAAAAAGGGCTATTGCTTTTTATGCAATAGGCATGAAGAACTTGCCCTGTTTACGGCTATCTCCAAAAAAAGGCCAGCTAATTCTTCGCCTGATTACTATAAAGCGATCGGTAACTATTTGTGTATAAATGGTCAGGAATGTAATAAGAACATCACAGATCCTTCGTTGTTAGAAAAATTTATTGAATCCATTATAGGCTAA
- a CDS encoding glucose-6-phosphate 1-dehydrogenase has product MNNSNKQELTAAEGAVYYLFGATGDLARRKLFPALFSLYKEGKLAENFAVVGLARRPRDNEQFRQDVYESIQEFCRYKPSDRELWERFAEHFVYMPLDIHNVDGFRQLDRLSSELDEKFGINGNRLFYLALAPELFGPVSFNLRDGGLLESKGWHKLVIEKPFGYDLESARELNGQLSQVFKEEEVYRIDHYLGKEMVQNIQVLRFANQLFEPLWNKNHIANVQITLSETVGVEERGGYYDHSGALRDMGQNHILQMITMIAMEPPARLHAESLRDEKVKVLRSLRQFSDSEEVRERVVRAQYTAGSSKGKELPGYREEDKVNPESSTETYFAAKVFVDNFRWAGVPFYIRTGKRLPVKTTEVVIEFKNVPDNVLFAKRHNLGPNLLVIRVNPMEGIYLKINAKRPGADNEVQPVAMEFCQSCQVGINTPEAYELLIYDAARGDSTYFTRWDEVAAAWTFVDRIAQAWRESPEDLKSYPAGSWGPEEADRMLKQDGFFWWPVNGQAEDNVVWISGGGS; this is encoded by the coding sequence ATGAATAACTCTAACAAACAGGAATTGACAGCCGCCGAAGGCGCGGTCTACTATCTGTTCGGAGCCACCGGTGATCTGGCACGGAGAAAGCTGTTCCCGGCGCTGTTTTCTCTGTATAAAGAAGGCAAGCTGGCAGAGAATTTCGCGGTTGTTGGGCTTGCCCGCCGTCCTCGTGACAACGAGCAATTCCGCCAGGACGTTTACGAGTCGATTCAGGAGTTCTGCCGGTATAAACCATCCGACCGGGAGCTGTGGGAACGGTTCGCCGAGCATTTCGTCTATATGCCCCTAGATATCCATAATGTAGACGGCTTCCGTCAGCTCGATCGTCTCTCCAGTGAGCTGGATGAGAAATTCGGCATTAACGGTAACCGCTTGTTCTATCTGGCACTAGCACCAGAGCTGTTCGGTCCGGTATCGTTCAATCTGCGCGATGGCGGCTTACTGGAATCAAAAGGTTGGCATAAGCTCGTTATCGAGAAACCTTTCGGTTATGACTTGGAATCGGCCCGTGAACTGAATGGCCAGCTGAGCCAGGTGTTCAAAGAGGAAGAGGTCTATCGGATCGACCACTACCTCGGCAAGGAAATGGTTCAGAATATCCAGGTGCTTCGTTTTGCCAACCAGCTTTTCGAGCCGCTCTGGAACAAGAATCATATTGCCAATGTGCAAATTACACTTTCGGAAACGGTCGGCGTCGAGGAACGCGGCGGTTATTATGATCATTCCGGTGCTTTGCGCGATATGGGACAGAACCATATTTTGCAAATGATTACGATGATCGCGATGGAGCCTCCTGCGAGACTGCATGCAGAGAGTCTTCGCGACGAGAAGGTTAAGGTGCTTCGCTCGCTGCGCCAGTTCAGCGACAGTGAAGAGGTGCGCGAGCGCGTCGTGCGTGCGCAGTACACGGCTGGCAGTAGCAAAGGCAAGGAACTGCCTGGCTATCGCGAGGAGGACAAGGTTAATCCGGAGTCCTCTACGGAGACGTATTTTGCAGCGAAGGTATTCGTTGATAACTTCCGCTGGGCGGGCGTGCCGTTCTACATCCGTACGGGCAAACGACTTCCAGTGAAGACAACCGAAGTTGTTATCGAGTTCAAAAACGTACCCGATAATGTACTGTTTGCGAAGCGGCATAATCTTGGACCAAATTTGCTCGTCATCCGGGTCAACCCGATGGAGGGCATTTACCTCAAGATCAATGCCAAGCGTCCTGGAGCGGACAATGAAGTTCAGCCGGTAGCAATGGAGTTCTGTCAAAGCTGCCAGGTCGGCATCAATACGCCTGAGGCATATGAGCTTCTGATCTATGATGCAGCTCGCGGCGATTCCACCTACTTCACCCGCTGGGATGAAGTGGCTGCGGCTTGGACCTTTGTCGACCGTATCGCTCAAGCATGGCGTGAGTCGCCAGAGGATCTTAAATCGTATCCAGCCGGTTCTTGGGGGCCGGAGGAAGCCGATCGCATGCTGAAGCAGGACGGATTTTTCTGGTGGCCGGTTAATGGCCAGGCGGAAGATAATGTAGTATGGATTAGCGGGGGCGGCAGTTAG
- a CDS encoding small acid-soluble spore protein I (minor) — MSQFNLREAITQIVQDKPEGELGEIIRESIDSDEKALPGLGVLFEMIWKDSSAAEQQTLIGKLHGHLNKA; from the coding sequence ATGAGTCAGTTTAACCTGCGTGAAGCCATTACCCAGATCGTTCAGGACAAGCCAGAGGGTGAGCTTGGCGAAATTATCCGTGAATCCATCGACAGCGACGAGAAAGCCCTCCCGGGTCTTGGCGTACTGTTCGAAATGATCTGGAAAGACAGCTCTGCTGCCGAGCAGCAAACTCTTATTGGAAAGCTGCATGGCCATTTGAACAAAGCTTGA
- a CDS encoding RNA methyltransferase, TrmH family produces the protein MTAELVLTSASNPRVKAWAALLETKHRNRQGQFLAEGTHMLIEALICGAAVRTIVYDADRGLPPELEEPLRLHGATVELVAAARSVISKCTGTDSPPPVFGIVDKPVADHAALFRERGLVVVLDGVRDPGNAGTIIRSADAAGADAVVLGKGCVDLYNPKTVRSTMGSLFHLPVLEGDLTELLPEARSKGMTIAGTSLQAARSCYECDFTGPLWLLLGNEADGLSQASLEQLDYGVIIPMKGRTESLNVAMAGTVVLYEALRQREF, from the coding sequence ATGACTGCAGAGCTTGTGCTAACCTCTGCGAGCAATCCGCGAGTGAAGGCTTGGGCTGCCCTTCTGGAGACGAAACATCGGAACCGGCAGGGACAATTTTTGGCCGAAGGCACGCATATGCTCATCGAAGCGCTAATATGCGGTGCAGCGGTGCGTACGATTGTTTATGATGCTGATCGCGGTTTGCCCCCTGAGCTAGAGGAGCCGCTGCGCTTACATGGAGCAACGGTTGAGCTCGTTGCGGCAGCTCGATCGGTCATTTCCAAATGTACCGGAACAGACTCGCCGCCGCCGGTTTTCGGCATCGTGGACAAACCCGTCGCCGACCATGCGGCGTTGTTCCGTGAGCGAGGGCTCGTCGTTGTGCTGGACGGCGTGCGTGATCCGGGCAATGCTGGAACGATCATCCGCAGTGCTGATGCGGCCGGAGCGGATGCTGTTGTGCTTGGCAAGGGATGTGTGGATTTGTACAATCCCAAAACCGTTCGTTCAACGATGGGATCGCTGTTCCATCTTCCCGTGCTGGAGGGAGATTTGACCGAGCTTTTGCCGGAGGCGCGTTCCAAAGGCATGACAATTGCCGGCACTAGCCTGCAAGCGGCTCGCAGCTGTTATGAGTGTGATTTCACCGGGCCGCTCTGGCTGCTGCTCGGCAATGAAGCTGACGGCCTATCCCAAGCATCGCTGGAGCAACTGGACTATGGCGTTATTATTCCCATGAAAGGCCGAACCGAGTCGCTCAATGTGGCGATGGCGGGCACGGTTGTGCTGTATGAGGCGCTTAGGCAGCGGGAATTTTAA